The following are encoded together in the Bombus fervidus isolate BK054 chromosome 10, iyBomFerv1, whole genome shotgun sequence genome:
- the Eogt gene encoding EGF-domain O-GlcNAc transferase isoform X1, which yields MTDNALSIKYSVTIVLVFAVTQTYSNYTEIDLPSDHIKYYFNSFPTVAEECRNNTACPYKGSLDTKACWGYEPNCKAENSFSVPQCPGDHRGWVTTKKAQVETFYAQGDFGYVRDQRKEMSIFCKPLFVDDSSLECSEHMRFCRARNIMINFTDLIQRKEPIRYKMDVLKEGQIGGYCTLNEKRLQENADHISPLQSWGPELRNFRKLPRPPIVNHDCDIVIEKPTYIMKIDAIVNMYHHFCDFFNLYASLHVNLSHPAAFSTDNHIMIWESYSYRSAFQDAFQAFTRNPLWDLHTFRGETVCFKNLVFPLLPRMIFGLYYNTPLIYGCEKSGLFKAFGDHVLHRLRIPHHERKDQRIRVTLLSRDTQYRRILNEDELTKALKENPEYKVRKVVYNKKISFKKQLEITRNSDIFIGIHGAGLTHLMFLPDWAAVFEIYNCEDPGCYKDLARLRGVKYFTWENASMLVQQDPGTHPDGGAHAKFTNYSFDVKEFLRIVSQATDYVKNHDLFKRFISGRLQHKGTGTKNQTRTTSDVNATPKSKKVTDLKSDIQSKDEL from the exons ATGACAGATAACGCGTTAAGTATTAAATACTCAGTGACAATCGTACTGGTGTTCGCGGTCACACAAACCTACAGTAATTACACGGAAATTGATCTGCCGTCTGATCACATCAAGTATTACTTCAACTCTTTTCCCACGGTGGCCGAAGAGTGCCGTAATAATACCGCCTGTCCATACAAG GGTAGCCTTGATACCAAAGCTTGTTGGGGTTACGAGCCGAATTGCAAAGccgaaaattctttttccgtTCCTCAATGTCCAGGTGATCACAGAGGATGGGTAACAACAAAAAAAGCACAGGTAGAAACATTTTACGCTCAAGGTGATTTTGGCTACGTACGCGaccaaagaaaagaaatgtcgATATTTTGCAAACCATTGTTTGTG GACGACTCATCGCTAGAGTGTTCGGAGCACATGAGATTTTGTCGAGCAAGGAACATAATGATCAATTTCACGGATTTAATTCAAAGAAAGGAACCTATACGATACAAGATGGATGTTCTGAAAGAGGGTCAAATTGGAGGATATTGCAC attaaatgaaaaaagattgCAAGAAAACGCGGACCATATTAGCCCATTGCAATCTTGGGGACCTGAATTGCGAAATTTCCGGAAATTACCTCGACCGCCGATTGTCAACCACGACTGTGATATCGTGATCGAAAAGCCAACCTACATAATGAAAATAGACGCTA TAGTAAATATGTATCATCATTTTTGCGACTTTTTCAACTTATACGCGTCATTACACGTAAACCTCTCGCACCCCGCTGCATTCAGCACTGATAATCATATAATGATCTGGGAAAGCTACAG CTACCGTTCTGCATTCCAAGACGCCTTCCAGGCTTTCACGAGAAATCCGCTCTGGGATTTACATACGTTCCGCGGAGAAACCGTCTGCTTCAAGAATCTCGTGTTTCCCCTATTACCACGAATGATCTTTGGTCTTTACTATAATACACCTCTT ATTTATGGCTGTGAAAAGAGTGGATTGTTTAAAGCTTTCGGCGACCACGTGTTACATAGATTACGTATACCTCATCACGAAAGAAAGGACCAAAGGATACGAGTTACTTTACTTAGCAGAGATACTCAATATCGAAGAATTTTGAACGAGGATGAATTAACAAAGGCTTTGAAGGAAAATCCGGAGTATAAAGTGCGAAAG GTagtatacaataaaaaaatatcattcaaaaaacaattagaaattacaagaaacTCTGACATTTTTATTGGAATACATGGAGCTGGATTAACGCATCTTATGTTTTTACCAGATTGGGCAGCAGTATTTGAGAT ATATAATTGCGAAGATCCAGGATGTTATAAAGACCTCGCCCGTTTACGCGGTGTGAAGTACTTTACGTGGGAAAATGCCTCAATGCTAGTGCAACAAGATCCC GGTACGCATCCTGATGGAGGAGCACATGCAAAATTCACTAACTATAGTTTTGACGTCAAAGAATTTTTACGTATAGTTTCACAAGCTACGGATTATGTGAAAAATCATGATTTGTTCAAAAGATTTATCAGTGGACGATTACAACATAAGGGAACAGGAACGAAAAATCAGACTAGAACAACAAGTGATGTAAATGCAACTCCGAAGTCGAAGAAAGTAACGGACTTGAAATCTGACATTCAATCCAAAGATgaattatga
- the LOC139991320 gene encoding uncharacterized protein — MSNTWNRNIYRQEQEAFVSGHDGTTSREVIYALMPNICSILLTKTAMGLLGWVIHKNIRVIIEFALIIIPCILCCTVLSDYVVTVCCAMLIISIINILLLGINSDVTSTYNMKPANGKRPFITNFRAFANLITAICILAIDFHIFPRKFAKTELFGYSLMDTGVGLFIFANALVAPEAKDFALKPRIGFFHTISKNIKHSARSCIPLLILGFGRSVAIEVLGYQKHVTEYGIHWNFFITLAFVKLFTSSITSTINSKYSLLSGIWILGMHEYVLSTKGLKEWVLSNRPRNDFISANREGVVSVPGYVGLYLIGVAVGRLIHSTYQNSHTQDSLLHRHKTFHIKLFGYEFDAHYNESMILCIKLSLISAQTCAATLFCDAYFGVSRRLANAGYCMWILTLGVMVLTLLLLIEIICDILIHATIDSKLNQKNTKTCKMNVKSKRDSVPDKYEKNTNKNIIEIFEAVNYNGLFFFLLSNLMTGAINMLVRTLYVSHLKALLILIAYMAVNILSVLLLYRKQVQIKL; from the coding sequence ATGTCAAATACATGGAATAGAAATATCTATCGCCAAGAACAAGAAGCATTTGTTTCTGGTCATGATGGGACAACCTCCAGAGAGGTCATATATGCACTCATGCCAAATATTTGTAGTATTCTTTTAACTAAAACTGCAATGGGTCTTTTAGGATGGGttattcacaaaaatattagGGTTATAATAGAATTTGCATTAATTATAATCCCATGTATTTTATGTTGTACTGTATTGTCTGACTATGTTGTTACAGTATGTTGTGCCATGCTTAtaatatctattattaatattttattattaggaATTAATTCTGATGTTACATCAACATACAATATGAAACCGGCTAATGGCAAAAGGCCCTTCATTACAAATTTTAGAGCATTCGCTAACTTAATAACAGCAATATGTATACTAGCCATagattttcacatttttcctCGTAAATTTGCCAAAACTGAATTGTTTGGGTACAGTTTAATGGATACTGGTGTTgggttatttatatttgctaATGCTTTAGTGGCTCCAGAAGCCAAAGACTTTGCTCTTAAACCTAGAATAGGTTTCTTCCACActatatcaaaaaatataaagcatTCAGCAAGAAGTTGTATTCCACTGTTAATATTAGGCTTTGGCAGGTCTGTTGCCATTGAAGTTTTAGGTTATCAGAAGCATGTTACTGAATATGGCATTCattggaatttttttattactcttgcctttgttaaattatttactaGTTCTATAACAAGTACTATCAATTCAAAGTACTCATTGTTATCAGGAATTTGGATTTTAGGAATGCATGAATATGTTTTGAGTACTAAGGGGTTGAAGGAATGGGTTTTGAGTAATAGACCAAGGAATGATTTTATATCTGCTAATAGGGAAGGTGTGGTATCTGTACCTGGATATGTTGGGCTTTATCTAATAGGTGTAGCAGTTGGTAGGTTAATACATTCTACTTATCAGAATTCACATACACAAGATTCGTTACTACATAGGCATAAaacatttcatattaaattatttggaTATGAATTTGATGCGCACTATAATGAATCTATGATTTTATGCATTAAATTGTCCTTGATATCAGCGCAAACGTGCGCAGCTACTTTATTTTGCGATGCATATTTTGGAGTATCTAGACGATTAGCAAATGCAGGTTATTGTATGTGGATTCTTACTTTAGGTGTTATGGTACTTACGTTATTACTATTGATAGAAATAATATGTGATATATTAATTCATGCAACCATAGATTCGAAACTTAACCAGAAGAACACAAAAACATGTAAAATGAATGTAAAAAGTAAGCGAGATAGTGTGCCTGATAAATACgagaaaaatacgaataaaaatataattgaaatattcgaagCTGTAAATTACAATggtctatttttctttttattgtcaAACTTAATGACTGGCGCGATTAATATGTTAGTACGTACGTTATATGTAAGTCACTTAAAAGCTTTGCTAATATTGATTGCATACATGGctgtaaatatattatcgGTTTTATTATTGTACAGAAAACaggtacaaattaaattataa
- the LOC139991322 gene encoding ATPase WRNIP1, producing the protein METLSTTKRSLSYEDINETNPPKKHKANTVINITNMNQQKSLPNKEFISLSERMRPTCIDDYIGQENVIGSHTILKQMLIKGHIPNMILWGPPGCGKTSLANVISKLIKEIHGEKVHITNLSATSSGVSNIRNIVNTTKTKSKLSNKAIVFMDEIHRFNKLQQDIFLPHIEAGTFTLIGTTTENPSYSLNSALLSRCRIFVLNKLTVSNIVDILCKAISSINGEIYSFPEKTLLTNLKYNLSCSSKPCFSINQMVIEWLAEICDGDARVALNSLDLAVKSKVSNELSPSHLISITLEDVKESLKQAHTLSDKHNNTHHLYSALHKSIKAGKENASLYWLARIMAVKEDPVDIARRLVRISSEDIGLADPDALGIAVHTMDGCQMIGMPECDVILTQCVIYLTRAPKSQLVYNALKSVKNIIINHKGPQPTVPIHIRDNTGQEKHYASFGCQEANLLHKEKDVQTYLPFSLQHVDFFSES; encoded by the exons atggaAACATTATCAACAACAAAGAGATCTCTTTCATATGAAGATATTAATGAAACAAATCCACCAAAGAAACACAAAGCCAATACagtaattaatataacaaatatgaaTCAACAAAAATCATTACCAAATAAAGAATTCATTTCTCTTTCTGAAAGAATGAGGCCTACATGCATTGATGATTACATAGGACAGGAAAACGTTATTGGATCTCACACAATACTAAAACAAATGCTAATAAAAGGACATATTCCTAACATGATACTTTGGGGTCCACCAGGATGTGGAAAg acaTCTCTAGCTAATGTTATATCAAaactaattaaagaaatacatGGAGAAAAAGTACATATTACAAATCTTTCTGCAACATCCTCTGGTGTGAGTAATATCAGAAATATTGTTAACACAACAAAAACTAAATCAAAATTGAGCAATAAAGCTATTGTATTTATGGATGAAATACATCGCTTTAATAAATTGCAACAAGATATTTTTTTACCACATATCGAGGCAGGCACATTTACTCTAATTGGTACAACTACAGAGAATCCATCTTATAGTTTAAATTCTGCTCTGCTAAGTAGATGCcgtatatttgttttaaataagtTAACGGTATCAAATATTGTAGATATCCTTTGTAAAGCCATTTCCTCTATTAACGGAGAAATATATAGTTTTCCAGAAAAAACTTTATTGACTAATTTAAAGTATAATTTAAGCTGTAGTTCTAAACCATGTTTCTCCATTAATCAGATGGTAATTGAGTGGCTAGCAGAGATATGTGATGGAGATGCACGTGTTGCATTAAATAGTTTAGATCTGGCAGTTAAAAGTAAAGTGTCAAACGAACTAAGTCCTTCTCATCTTATTTCAATAACTCTTGAAGATGTTAAAGAAAGTCTTAAACAAGCACATACATTATCCGATAAACATAATAATACTCATCATTTATATTCTGCTTTACACAAATCAATAAAAGCTGGCAAAGAAAACGCATCTTTATATTGGTTAGCACGGATTATGGCAGTTAAAGAAGATCCAGTGGACATAGCAAGAAGATTAGTGAGAATATCAAGTGAAGATATTGGTTTAGCAGACCCTGATGCTTTAG gTATAGCTGTTCATACTATGGATGGATGTCAAATGATCGGAATGCCAGAATGTGATGTGATTTTAACACAATGTGTCATATATTTAACTAGAGCACCAAAGTCTCAACTTGTGTATAATGCTTTAAaatctgttaaaaatataattataaaccaTAAAGGTCCACAACCTACAGTACCAATACATATCAGAGATAATACAGGACAAGAAAAACATTATGCTAGTTTTG GTTGCCAAGAAGCAAATTTATTGCATAAAGAGAAAGACGTTCAAACATACCTACCATTTAGCTTACAGCACGTTGATTTCTTCTCCGAAAGTTGA
- the Eogt gene encoding EGF-domain O-GlcNAc transferase isoform X2: MTDNALSIKYSVTIVLVFAVTQTYSNYTEIDLPSDHIKYYFNSFPTVAEECRNNTACPYKGSLDTKACWGYEPNCKAENSFSVPQCPGDHRGWVTTKKAQVETFYAQGDFGYVRDQRKEMSIFCKPLFVDDSSLECSEHMRFCRARNIMINFTDLIQRKEPIRYKMDVLKEGQIGGYCTLNEKRLQENADHISPLQSWGPELRNFRKLPRPPIVNHDCDIVIEKPTYIMKIDAINMYHHFCDFFNLYASLHVNLSHPAAFSTDNHIMIWESYSYRSAFQDAFQAFTRNPLWDLHTFRGETVCFKNLVFPLLPRMIFGLYYNTPLIYGCEKSGLFKAFGDHVLHRLRIPHHERKDQRIRVTLLSRDTQYRRILNEDELTKALKENPEYKVRKVVYNKKISFKKQLEITRNSDIFIGIHGAGLTHLMFLPDWAAVFEIYNCEDPGCYKDLARLRGVKYFTWENASMLVQQDPGTHPDGGAHAKFTNYSFDVKEFLRIVSQATDYVKNHDLFKRFISGRLQHKGTGTKNQTRTTSDVNATPKSKKVTDLKSDIQSKDEL; encoded by the exons ATGACAGATAACGCGTTAAGTATTAAATACTCAGTGACAATCGTACTGGTGTTCGCGGTCACACAAACCTACAGTAATTACACGGAAATTGATCTGCCGTCTGATCACATCAAGTATTACTTCAACTCTTTTCCCACGGTGGCCGAAGAGTGCCGTAATAATACCGCCTGTCCATACAAG GGTAGCCTTGATACCAAAGCTTGTTGGGGTTACGAGCCGAATTGCAAAGccgaaaattctttttccgtTCCTCAATGTCCAGGTGATCACAGAGGATGGGTAACAACAAAAAAAGCACAGGTAGAAACATTTTACGCTCAAGGTGATTTTGGCTACGTACGCGaccaaagaaaagaaatgtcgATATTTTGCAAACCATTGTTTGTG GACGACTCATCGCTAGAGTGTTCGGAGCACATGAGATTTTGTCGAGCAAGGAACATAATGATCAATTTCACGGATTTAATTCAAAGAAAGGAACCTATACGATACAAGATGGATGTTCTGAAAGAGGGTCAAATTGGAGGATATTGCAC attaaatgaaaaaagattgCAAGAAAACGCGGACCATATTAGCCCATTGCAATCTTGGGGACCTGAATTGCGAAATTTCCGGAAATTACCTCGACCGCCGATTGTCAACCACGACTGTGATATCGTGATCGAAAAGCCAACCTACATAATGAAAATAGACGCTA TAAATATGTATCATCATTTTTGCGACTTTTTCAACTTATACGCGTCATTACACGTAAACCTCTCGCACCCCGCTGCATTCAGCACTGATAATCATATAATGATCTGGGAAAGCTACAG CTACCGTTCTGCATTCCAAGACGCCTTCCAGGCTTTCACGAGAAATCCGCTCTGGGATTTACATACGTTCCGCGGAGAAACCGTCTGCTTCAAGAATCTCGTGTTTCCCCTATTACCACGAATGATCTTTGGTCTTTACTATAATACACCTCTT ATTTATGGCTGTGAAAAGAGTGGATTGTTTAAAGCTTTCGGCGACCACGTGTTACATAGATTACGTATACCTCATCACGAAAGAAAGGACCAAAGGATACGAGTTACTTTACTTAGCAGAGATACTCAATATCGAAGAATTTTGAACGAGGATGAATTAACAAAGGCTTTGAAGGAAAATCCGGAGTATAAAGTGCGAAAG GTagtatacaataaaaaaatatcattcaaaaaacaattagaaattacaagaaacTCTGACATTTTTATTGGAATACATGGAGCTGGATTAACGCATCTTATGTTTTTACCAGATTGGGCAGCAGTATTTGAGAT ATATAATTGCGAAGATCCAGGATGTTATAAAGACCTCGCCCGTTTACGCGGTGTGAAGTACTTTACGTGGGAAAATGCCTCAATGCTAGTGCAACAAGATCCC GGTACGCATCCTGATGGAGGAGCACATGCAAAATTCACTAACTATAGTTTTGACGTCAAAGAATTTTTACGTATAGTTTCACAAGCTACGGATTATGTGAAAAATCATGATTTGTTCAAAAGATTTATCAGTGGACGATTACAACATAAGGGAACAGGAACGAAAAATCAGACTAGAACAACAAGTGATGTAAATGCAACTCCGAAGTCGAAGAAAGTAACGGACTTGAAATCTGACATTCAATCCAAAGATgaattatga